From Streptomyces sp. CMB-StM0423, a single genomic window includes:
- a CDS encoding NCS2 family permease, whose translation MTQSSVDRRAEAPAGHSGTAASGRTSWLDRHFGISRRGSTVAREVRGGLTTFMAMAYILLLNPLILGGEDAAGNVLAQSGLITATALAAAVTTLLLGFFGKVPLAAAAGLSVSGVLASQVAPQMTWPQAMGMCVAYGVVIMLLAVTGLREMIMNAIPLALKHAITMGIGMFIALIGLVNAGFVQAGEAKIVTLGVNDQLRGWPVLVFCLTLLLIFMLQARNVPGAILIGIVAGTVAAVVVNAVADLKPEAWANGRAPELPAGGVTSTPDFGLLGEVSFRGWGDVGVMTVSMIVFTLVLAGFFDAMATIIGVGTEAKLTDERGRMPGLSRALFIDGAGGAVGGAAGASGQTVFVESATGVGEGARTGLSSVVVGLLFALGLLFTPLAQIVPGNVAAAALVVIGAMMMANARHVDWADRGVAVPVFLTVVLMPFTYSITAGVAAGVISYTAIRAAQGKWREPGPFMWVLTAVFVVFFALHPIEQWMGVK comes from the coding sequence ATGACCCAGTCCTCCGTCGACCGGCGCGCGGAAGCGCCGGCCGGGCATTCCGGCACCGCCGCCTCCGGCCGCACCTCGTGGCTCGACCGCCACTTCGGGATATCCCGGCGCGGCTCCACGGTCGCGCGCGAGGTGCGCGGCGGGCTCACCACCTTCATGGCGATGGCCTACATCCTGCTGCTCAACCCGCTGATCCTGGGCGGCGAGGACGCGGCGGGCAACGTCCTCGCCCAGTCCGGACTGATCACCGCCACCGCGCTGGCCGCCGCGGTCACCACCCTGCTGCTGGGCTTCTTCGGCAAGGTGCCGCTGGCCGCGGCCGCCGGGCTCAGCGTCTCGGGCGTGCTCGCCAGCCAGGTCGCGCCGCAGATGACGTGGCCGCAGGCGATGGGCATGTGCGTCGCGTACGGCGTCGTGATCATGCTGCTGGCCGTCACCGGGCTGCGCGAGATGATCATGAATGCGATCCCGCTGGCCCTCAAGCACGCCATCACCATGGGCATCGGCATGTTCATCGCGCTGATCGGCCTGGTGAACGCCGGCTTCGTGCAGGCCGGCGAGGCGAAGATCGTCACGCTCGGCGTGAACGACCAGCTCCGCGGCTGGCCCGTGCTCGTCTTCTGCCTCACCCTGCTGCTGATCTTCATGCTCCAGGCGCGCAACGTACCCGGCGCCATCCTCATCGGCATCGTCGCCGGCACGGTCGCGGCGGTCGTCGTCAACGCGGTCGCCGACCTCAAGCCGGAGGCGTGGGCGAACGGCCGGGCGCCGGAGCTGCCGGCCGGCGGGGTCACGTCCACGCCGGACTTCGGCCTCCTCGGCGAGGTGTCGTTCCGCGGCTGGGGCGACGTCGGCGTGATGACCGTGAGCATGATCGTCTTCACGCTGGTGCTGGCCGGGTTCTTCGACGCGATGGCCACCATCATCGGCGTCGGTACGGAGGCGAAGCTCACCGACGAGCGGGGCCGGATGCCGGGGCTGTCGCGGGCGCTGTTCATCGACGGCGCCGGCGGCGCCGTCGGCGGCGCCGCGGGGGCCTCCGGGCAGACGGTGTTCGTGGAGTCCGCGACCGGCGTCGGCGAGGGTGCCCGCACCGGTCTTTCGAGCGTCGTCGTCGGGCTGCTGTTCGCGCTGGGGCTGCTGTTCACCCCGCTGGCGCAGATCGTGCCCGGCAACGTGGCCGCCGCGGCGCTGGTCGTCATCGGCGCCATGATGATGGCGAACGCGCGGCACGTGGACTGGGCCGACCGGGGCGTGGCCGTGCCGGTGTTCCTGACGGTCGTGCTGATGCCGTTCACGTACTCCATCACGGCGGGCGTCGCCGCCGGCGTCATCTCGTACACGGCGATCAGGGCCGCCCAGGGCAAGTGGCGCGAGCCCGGCCCCTTCATGTGGGTGCTGACCGCCGTGTTCGTCGTCTTCTTCGCGCTCCATCCGATCGAGCAGTGGATGGGTGTCAAATAG
- the pucD gene encoding xanthine dehydrogenase subunit D has product MSDVTRIPTSLTQGSQTAGGIGESKLRPDGTLKVTGEFAYSSDLWHEDMVWGHTLRSPYAHAEIVAVDTSAALAQAGVYAVLTYDDLPAAQKNYGLEIADTPALAAGRVRHHGEPVALVAADHPETARRAAAKIRIEWRELPLVTDEESALAPGAPVLHPDRADGHARHVPHPNIVHRQPVVRGDAAAAARRADHIVTGEYEFGMQDQAFLGPESGLAVPAEDGGVDLYVATQWLHADRRQIAPVLGLPEEKVRMTLSGVGGAFGGREDLSMQIHACLLALRTGKPVKMVYDRFESFFGHVHRHPARIRYEHGVTAEGRITHARCRIVLDGGAYASSTPAVVGNAASLSMGPYVVEDVEIEAVGLYTNNPPCGAMRGFGAVQACFAYEAQMDRLAAAVGMDPVAFRQLNAMSQGSRLPTGQQVDSPAPVAEILRRVQARPLPPERQWESAGGAADVRALPGGLSNTTHGEGVVRGVGYAVGIKNVGFSEGFDDFSTARVRLEAVGGEPVVTVHTAAAEVGQGGITVQAQIARTELGVARVVIAPADTRVGSAGSTSASRQTYMTGGAVRNACAAVREQVLALGRRKLGTYHPAWATAELLLEGGKVVTDGGEVLAALADVLDGEPAVDVELPFRHRPTEPFDIETGQGFGHVQYSFAAHRAVVEVDTELGLVKVVELACAQDVGKALNPLSVVGQIQGGTTQGLGVAVMEEIVVDPATGRVRNPSFTDYLIPTILDTPAIPVDVLELADPHAPYGLRGVGEASTLSATPAVLAAIRQATGLALTKAPVRPEHLTGT; this is encoded by the coding sequence ATGTCCGACGTCACCCGCATCCCGACCAGCCTCACCCAGGGTTCGCAGACCGCCGGCGGCATCGGCGAGTCCAAGCTGCGCCCCGACGGCACGCTGAAGGTCACCGGGGAGTTCGCGTACTCCTCCGACCTGTGGCACGAGGACATGGTCTGGGGCCACACGCTGCGCTCGCCGTACGCGCACGCCGAGATCGTCGCCGTCGACACCTCCGCCGCCCTCGCCCAGGCCGGGGTCTACGCCGTGCTCACGTACGACGACCTGCCCGCCGCGCAGAAGAACTACGGCCTGGAGATCGCCGACACCCCCGCGCTCGCCGCCGGCCGGGTGCGCCACCACGGCGAGCCGGTCGCGCTGGTCGCCGCCGACCACCCCGAGACCGCCCGCCGGGCCGCGGCGAAGATCCGCATCGAGTGGCGGGAGTTGCCGCTGGTCACGGACGAGGAGTCCGCGCTCGCCCCCGGCGCGCCCGTGCTGCACCCCGACCGCGCCGACGGCCACGCGCGGCACGTACCGCACCCGAACATCGTCCACCGCCAGCCGGTCGTCCGCGGCGACGCCGCCGCGGCGGCCCGCAGGGCGGACCACATCGTCACCGGCGAGTACGAGTTCGGCATGCAGGACCAGGCGTTCCTCGGCCCGGAGTCAGGGCTCGCGGTGCCGGCGGAGGACGGCGGCGTCGATCTGTACGTCGCCACCCAGTGGCTGCACGCCGACCGGCGGCAGATCGCGCCGGTGCTCGGGCTGCCGGAGGAGAAGGTGCGCATGACGCTCTCCGGCGTCGGCGGCGCGTTCGGCGGGCGCGAGGACCTGTCGATGCAGATCCACGCCTGCCTGCTGGCGCTGCGCACCGGCAAGCCGGTCAAGATGGTCTACGACCGCTTCGAGTCCTTCTTCGGCCACGTGCACCGCCACCCGGCCAGGATCCGCTACGAGCACGGCGTCACCGCCGAAGGACGGATCACTCACGCCCGCTGCCGCATCGTCCTCGACGGCGGCGCGTACGCCTCCTCCACCCCGGCCGTCGTCGGCAACGCGGCGTCCCTGTCCATGGGCCCGTACGTCGTGGAGGACGTCGAGATCGAGGCCGTCGGGCTCTACACCAACAACCCGCCCTGCGGCGCGATGCGCGGCTTCGGCGCCGTCCAGGCGTGCTTCGCGTACGAGGCGCAGATGGACCGGCTGGCCGCGGCGGTCGGCATGGACCCGGTGGCGTTCCGGCAGTTGAACGCCATGTCGCAGGGCTCGCGGCTGCCGACCGGGCAGCAGGTCGACTCCCCGGCGCCCGTGGCGGAGATCCTGCGCCGCGTGCAGGCCAGGCCGCTGCCGCCGGAGCGGCAGTGGGAGAGCGCCGGCGGCGCCGCGGACGTACGGGCGCTGCCCGGCGGGCTGTCCAACACCACCCACGGCGAGGGCGTCGTACGCGGCGTCGGCTACGCGGTCGGCATCAAGAACGTCGGCTTCTCCGAGGGCTTCGACGACTTCTCCACCGCCCGGGTGCGGCTGGAGGCCGTCGGCGGCGAGCCGGTGGTCACCGTGCACACCGCGGCGGCCGAGGTCGGCCAGGGCGGCATCACCGTGCAGGCACAGATCGCCCGCACCGAACTCGGCGTCGCCCGGGTCGTCATTGCCCCGGCCGACACCCGGGTCGGCTCCGCCGGCTCCACCTCCGCCTCCCGCCAGACGTACATGACGGGCGGCGCGGTACGGAACGCCTGCGCGGCGGTGCGCGAGCAGGTCCTCGCCCTCGGCCGGCGCAAGCTCGGCACGTACCACCCCGCGTGGGCGACGGCAGAACTGCTGCTGGAGGGCGGCAAGGTCGTCACGGACGGCGGCGAGGTCCTCGCCGCCCTGGCGGACGTGCTCGACGGCGAGCCGGCCGTGGACGTCGAACTGCCCTTCAGGCACCGGCCCACCGAGCCCTTCGACATCGAGACGGGGCAGGGCTTCGGCCACGTCCAGTACTCCTTCGCCGCGCACCGCGCGGTCGTCGAGGTCGACACCGAACTCGGCCTGGTCAAGGTCGTCGAGCTGGCCTGCGCCCAGGACGTCGGCAAGGCGCTCAACCCGCTGTCCGTCGTCGGGCAGATCCAGGGCGGCACGACGCAGGGCCTGGGCGTGGCGGTGATGGAGGAGATCGTGGTCGACCCGGCGACCGGGCGGGTGCGCAACCCCTCGTTCACCGACTACCTGATCCCGACCATCCTCGACACCCCGGCCATCCCCGTCGACGTGCTCGAACTGGCCGACCCGCACGCGCCGTACGGGCTGCGCGGCGTCGGCGAGGCGTCCACGCTCTCGGCGACCCCGGCGGTGCTCGCCGCCATCCGCCAGGCCACAGGACTGGCCCTGACCAAGGCCCCTGTACGGCCGGAGCACCTCACCGGCACCTGA
- a CDS encoding (2Fe-2S)-binding protein, with translation MRVTFTVNGREQQADDVWEGESLLYVLRERMGLPGSKNACEQGECGSCTVRLDGVPVCACLVAAGQAEGREVVTVEGLAGDGLSAVQQAFVDAGAVQCGFCTPGLLVAADDLLERCPWPMSPSDADIREGLSGNLCRCTGYEKILDAVRLAAARRGEGA, from the coding sequence ATGCGGGTGACGTTCACCGTCAACGGCCGCGAGCAGCAGGCCGACGACGTCTGGGAGGGCGAGAGCCTGCTGTACGTGCTGCGCGAGCGGATGGGCCTGCCGGGCTCGAAGAACGCCTGCGAACAGGGGGAGTGCGGCTCCTGCACGGTACGGCTCGACGGCGTGCCGGTGTGCGCCTGCCTGGTCGCCGCCGGGCAGGCCGAGGGCCGCGAGGTCGTCACGGTCGAGGGGCTGGCGGGGGACGGCCTCTCCGCGGTCCAGCAGGCGTTCGTCGACGCCGGCGCCGTGCAGTGCGGCTTCTGCACCCCCGGTCTGCTGGTCGCCGCGGACGACCTCCTGGAGCGCTGCCCCTGGCCGATGTCGCCGTCGGACGCCGACATCCGCGAGGGCCTGTCGGGCAACCTGTGCCGCTGCACCGGCTACGAGAAGATCCTCGACGCGGTCCGGCTCGCCGCCGCCCGCAGGGGCGAGGGGGCCTGA
- a CDS encoding FAD binding domain-containing protein, with protein MDFLRPPSWAEALAAKAEHPEAVPIAGGTDLMVEINFDHRRPEYLLDLNRIGELEEWETGADTVRLGASVPYARIMAELGGALPGLARAAHTVASPQIRNRGGVGGNLGTASPAGDAHPALLAAGAEVEAESVRGSRRIPIDEFFTGVKRNALAPDELIKWVHVKKATGPQEFSKVGTRNAMVIAVCAFGIALHPGTRTVRTGIGSAAPTPVRATAAEEFLNAALAEGGYWDSGRTLPPALARQFAELAAGACNPIDDVRGSARYRRHAVGVMARRTLGWTWESYRRGAAGATRAEGAA; from the coding sequence ATGGACTTCCTGCGCCCCCCAAGCTGGGCGGAAGCGCTCGCCGCCAAGGCCGAGCACCCGGAGGCCGTACCGATCGCGGGCGGCACGGACCTCATGGTCGAGATCAACTTCGACCACCGCCGCCCGGAGTACCTGCTCGACCTCAACCGCATCGGCGAGTTGGAGGAGTGGGAGACGGGCGCCGACACCGTGCGGCTCGGGGCCTCCGTGCCGTACGCGCGCATCATGGCGGAGCTGGGCGGGGCGCTGCCGGGTCTGGCGCGGGCGGCGCACACCGTGGCGTCCCCGCAGATCCGCAACCGCGGCGGCGTCGGCGGCAACCTCGGCACCGCCTCCCCGGCCGGCGACGCGCACCCGGCGCTGCTGGCCGCGGGCGCCGAGGTGGAGGCGGAGTCCGTACGGGGCAGCAGGCGGATCCCGATCGACGAGTTCTTCACCGGCGTCAAGCGCAATGCGCTCGCGCCCGACGAGCTGATCAAGTGGGTGCACGTCAAGAAGGCCACGGGGCCGCAGGAGTTCTCCAAGGTCGGCACCCGCAACGCCATGGTGATCGCCGTGTGCGCGTTCGGCATCGCGCTGCATCCCGGCACCCGCACGGTCCGTACCGGCATCGGCTCGGCCGCGCCGACGCCCGTGCGCGCCACCGCCGCCGAGGAGTTCCTGAACGCCGCGCTGGCCGAGGGCGGCTACTGGGACAGCGGCAGGACGCTGCCCCCGGCGCTCGCCCGGCAGTTCGCCGAGCTGGCGGCGGGCGCCTGCAACCCCATCGACGACGTGCGCGGCAGCGCGCGCTACCGCCGGCACGCGGTCGGCGTCATGGCGCGCCGCACGCTCGGCTGGACCTGGGAGTCGTACCGCCGGGGCGCGGCGGGAGCCACACGAGCCGAAGGAGCCGCGTGA
- a CDS encoding PucR family transcriptional regulator → MRLRALLDSEALGLRLLGGADELDRTVRGVMTTDLTDPSRYLSGGELVLTGLAWRHGPQDSEPFVRILAAAGVAGLAAGEAELSGAGVPEDLVRACARHRLPLFAVDEDVAFAAITEHVVRQVSGERAGDLAAVVERHRRLMSSGPAGGGPDVVLDLLGSDLDLRAWVLSPTGRQIAGTAAGAAGGRLPAQLRAQLAGEHLGALRGGRPGPHRVTLPAAGGGVTYSLFPVGGGRDLRETVLSDWLLAVEADAGEWPPERLDLVHGVTQLIAVERERRDAARSVRRRLAQEVLELVQAGAQPAEIAARLRVAVPVLLPGIGAAPQWQVVVARVEWEVPYGQPGIAGGPVAQAMLEEMLAGADRDPAERIAVAHTGDEAVALVPLPAVPARAAADGRPEEGGADPGAAGGRSRKGAAGGAGPGRGRTGGPGAASGAVAGAGLRAAVLLAAVREPLARALADDGRLTLGISAAVHSSEGLRGALEEARHARRVAAARPGSVCAAGHEELASHVLLLPFVPDDVRRAFTARLLDPLRAYDHRHRAELVATLEAFLDCDGSWTRCAARLHLHVNTLRYRVGRIEQLTGRDLARLEDKLDFFLALRMR, encoded by the coding sequence ATGAGGCTGCGGGCACTCCTGGACTCCGAGGCGCTGGGCCTGCGGCTCCTCGGCGGCGCGGACGAGCTGGACCGCACGGTGCGGGGCGTGATGACCACCGACCTGACGGACCCGAGCCGCTATCTGTCCGGCGGCGAACTGGTCCTCACCGGGCTCGCCTGGCGGCACGGGCCGCAGGACTCCGAGCCCTTCGTACGGATCCTGGCCGCGGCCGGTGTCGCGGGGCTCGCGGCGGGCGAGGCGGAGCTGTCGGGCGCGGGGGTGCCGGAGGACCTGGTGCGCGCGTGCGCGCGGCACCGGCTGCCGCTCTTCGCGGTGGACGAGGACGTCGCGTTCGCCGCCATCACCGAGCACGTCGTCCGCCAGGTCTCCGGCGAGCGGGCCGGCGATCTGGCGGCCGTGGTCGAGCGGCACCGCCGGCTGATGTCGTCCGGACCCGCGGGCGGCGGCCCCGACGTGGTGCTCGACCTCCTCGGCTCCGATCTGGACCTGCGCGCCTGGGTGCTGTCCCCCACCGGCCGGCAGATCGCCGGCACCGCGGCCGGTGCGGCCGGGGGGCGGCTGCCGGCGCAGTTGCGGGCGCAGTTGGCCGGCGAGCACCTCGGGGCGCTGCGCGGCGGCCGGCCGGGGCCGCACCGGGTGACGCTGCCGGCGGCGGGCGGGGGCGTGACGTACTCGCTCTTCCCCGTCGGCGGCGGGCGGGACCTGCGCGAGACGGTGCTCTCCGACTGGCTGCTGGCGGTGGAGGCGGATGCCGGGGAGTGGCCGCCGGAGCGGCTGGACCTGGTGCACGGCGTCACGCAGTTGATCGCCGTGGAGCGGGAGCGGCGCGACGCCGCGCGGTCGGTGCGGCGGCGGCTGGCGCAGGAGGTGCTGGAGCTGGTGCAGGCCGGGGCGCAGCCCGCGGAGATCGCGGCCCGGCTGCGGGTGGCGGTGCCGGTGCTGCTGCCGGGGATCGGGGCGGCACCGCAGTGGCAGGTGGTGGTGGCGCGGGTCGAGTGGGAGGTTCCGTACGGGCAGCCGGGGATCGCGGGTGGTCCGGTGGCGCAGGCGATGCTGGAGGAGATGCTCGCGGGCGCGGACCGGGACCCGGCCGAGCGGATCGCGGTGGCGCACACCGGCGACGAGGCGGTGGCGCTGGTGCCGCTGCCCGCGGTCCCGGCGCGGGCGGCGGCGGACGGACGGCCGGAGGAGGGCGGCGCGGACCCCGGCGCGGCGGGCGGCCGGTCCCGGAAGGGCGCCGCCGGGGGTGCCGGGCCGGGCCGCGGGCGCACCGGCGGCCCCGGGGCGGCGAGCGGCGCGGTGGCCGGCGCCGGGCTGCGCGCCGCGGTGCTGCTCGCCGCCGTACGGGAGCCGCTGGCCCGCGCGCTGGCCGACGACGGCCGGCTCACGCTCGGCATCAGCGCCGCGGTGCACTCCTCGGAGGGGCTGCGCGGCGCCCTGGAGGAGGCCCGGCACGCGCGCCGGGTCGCCGCCGCCCGGCCGGGCAGCGTGTGCGCCGCGGGCCACGAGGAGCTGGCCTCGCACGTGCTGCTGCTGCCCTTCGTCCCCGACGACGTACGCCGCGCGTTCACCGCCCGGCTGCTGGACCCGCTGCGCGCGTACGACCACCGCCACCGGGCGGAGCTGGTGGCGACCCTGGAGGCGTTCCTGGACTGCGACGGCTCCTGGACCCGCTGCGCGGCCCGCCTCCACCTGCACGTCAACACGCTGCGCTACCGGGTGGGCCGCATCGAGCAGCTCACCGGCCGGGACCTGGCCCGGCTGGAGGACAAACTCGACTTCTTCCTCGCCCTGCGCATGCGCTGA
- a CDS encoding EamA family transporter: MADSLPRSPAAASGGRLALAAERVPPPAFLVSSAVFHYLGPACAVLLFARLDVLGVAWLRIASAALVFAVWRRPWRDWRAATPYQRRLLVAMGAVLATMNCTFYLALERLPLGTVGAVEFLGPVVLAAAGVRTRRNVAALALVLAGVALLTDVHLVAEPLGLALAFGNCALFVLYVVLGHRLAADGGASGVGRLGAAMLVAAVVAAPAGLAQGAAAVTSPVLLAAAFGVGVCSSVIPYVCDQLAMARVPRATFALMLSLLPATAALMGVAVLGQVPGAAEAAGIALVVAGVAVHRERDAAAGA; this comes from the coding sequence GTGGCCGACTCCCTGCCCCGCAGCCCCGCCGCCGCCTCCGGCGGCCGGCTCGCCCTGGCCGCCGAGCGGGTGCCGCCGCCGGCGTTCCTCGTCTCCTCCGCGGTCTTCCACTACCTCGGCCCGGCGTGCGCCGTCCTGCTCTTCGCCCGCCTCGACGTCCTCGGCGTCGCCTGGCTGCGGATCGCCTCGGCGGCGCTGGTCTTCGCCGTCTGGCGGCGGCCGTGGCGCGACTGGCGCGCGGCGACGCCGTACCAGCGGCGGCTTCTGGTGGCGATGGGCGCCGTGCTCGCCACCATGAACTGCACGTTCTATCTGGCCCTTGAGCGGCTGCCGCTGGGGACGGTCGGGGCGGTGGAGTTCCTGGGGCCCGTGGTGCTGGCCGCGGCGGGGGTGCGGACCCGGCGGAACGTCGCCGCGCTGGCGCTGGTCCTCGCGGGCGTCGCGCTGCTGACCGACGTGCACCTGGTCGCGGAACCGCTCGGGCTCGCGCTGGCGTTCGGCAACTGCGCGCTGTTCGTGCTCTACGTCGTCCTCGGCCACCGGCTCGCGGCGGACGGCGGCGCGTCCGGGGTGGGGCGGCTCGGCGCGGCGATGCTGGTGGCGGCGGTGGTCGCGGCGCCGGCGGGGCTCGCGCAGGGTGCGGCGGCCGTGACGTCGCCGGTGCTGCTGGCGGCGGCGTTCGGGGTGGGGGTGTGCTCGTCGGTGATCCCGTACGTGTGCGACCAGCTCGCCATGGCGCGGGTGCCGCGGGCGACGTTCGCGCTGATGCTGTCGCTGCTGCCGGCGACGGCGGCGCTCATGGGCGTGGCCGTCCTCGGCCAGGTGCCGGGCGCGGCGGAGGCGGCGGGCATCGCGCTGGTCGTCGCGGGCGTCGCGGTGCACCGGGAGCGGGACGCGGCGGCGGGCGCGTAG
- a CDS encoding Lrp/AsnC family transcriptional regulator, whose protein sequence is MDALDRSILTELDADPRLSMAELARRTGVSVPTARERVRRLEESRVIRGYRLDVDPAALGYPVAAFVRVRPGPGQLPRIAALARSLPQVSECHRITGEDCFLLKVHATDLDTFEEVLDRFLLHGQTTTSIVQSTAVPPRTPGLGAYAEEDGGTGAGGGGGARGRVP, encoded by the coding sequence GTGGACGCACTCGACCGCTCGATCCTGACCGAACTCGACGCCGACCCCCGGCTGTCCATGGCCGAGCTGGCCCGGCGCACCGGCGTCTCCGTGCCCACCGCCCGCGAGCGGGTGCGGCGGCTGGAGGAGTCCCGGGTGATCCGCGGCTACCGCCTGGACGTCGACCCGGCCGCCCTGGGCTACCCGGTGGCGGCGTTCGTCCGGGTGCGTCCCGGGCCGGGGCAGTTGCCGCGGATCGCGGCGCTGGCGCGGAGCCTGCCGCAGGTCAGCGAGTGCCACCGGATCACCGGCGAGGACTGCTTCCTGCTCAAGGTGCACGCGACGGACCTCGACACCTTCGAGGAGGTGCTCGACCGCTTCCTGCTGCACGGGCAGACGACGACGTCGATCGTCCAGTCGACGGCGGTGCCGCCGCGGACGCCGGGGCTCGGCGCCTACGCGGAGGAGGACGGCGGGACGGGAGCCGGGGGCGGCGGCGGTGCGCGGGGGCGGGTTCCGTAG
- a CDS encoding LysR family transcriptional regulator: MDLDAVRTFVAAADTGQFQEAAAELMLTQQAVSKRIAGLEKGLGVRLFTRTARGAKLTIDGQAFLPHARALLQAAERAAASVRPGSRALRVDVVGRRVATAGLLRDFHRAHPEVELDVVTVYGGGPAVDAVRDGTIDATFRTLPPPGRKLPDDIAVGYVMYEPLQLVTGPAHEFAGARSVSPAQLAGHRIWMPGNDPGTEWAAYYEDMAAEFGFVIDAVGPNFGVESLLDTIAESAAVGTFLSERTPLVWPVDYDLCRIPLLDPTPVYPHLLHWHTHNAHPGLALLRDYAAARSPRHAAADTTGTWAPAWSR, translated from the coding sequence GTGGACCTCGATGCCGTACGCACCTTCGTCGCCGCCGCCGACACCGGCCAGTTCCAGGAGGCGGCGGCCGAGCTGATGCTCACCCAGCAGGCCGTCTCCAAACGGATCGCCGGGCTGGAGAAGGGCCTCGGGGTGCGGCTGTTCACCCGTACCGCGCGCGGCGCGAAGCTCACCATCGACGGCCAGGCGTTCCTGCCGCACGCCCGCGCGCTGCTGCAGGCCGCGGAGCGGGCCGCGGCCTCCGTACGGCCCGGGAGCCGGGCGCTGCGCGTGGACGTGGTCGGGCGCCGGGTCGCAACCGCCGGGCTGCTGCGCGACTTCCACCGCGCGCACCCCGAGGTGGAGCTGGACGTCGTCACGGTCTACGGCGGCGGCCCGGCCGTCGACGCGGTGCGCGACGGCACGATCGACGCGACGTTCCGCACGCTACCGCCGCCCGGCCGGAAGCTGCCCGACGACATCGCCGTCGGGTACGTGATGTACGAGCCGCTGCAGCTCGTCACCGGCCCGGCGCACGAGTTCGCCGGCGCCCGTTCCGTCAGCCCCGCGCAGCTCGCCGGGCACCGGATCTGGATGCCGGGCAACGATCCGGGCACCGAGTGGGCCGCGTACTACGAGGACATGGCCGCGGAGTTCGGCTTCGTCATCGACGCGGTGGGCCCGAACTTCGGCGTCGAGAGCCTGCTCGACACGATCGCCGAATCCGCCGCGGTGGGCACCTTCCTCAGCGAGCGGACCCCGCTCGTCTGGCCCGTCGACTACGACCTGTGCCGCATCCCCCTGCTCGACCCGACCCCCGTCTACCCGCACCTGCTGCACTGGCACACCCACAACGCGCACCCCGGCCTCGCCCTGCTGCGCGACTACGCCGCCGCCCGCAGCCCGCGCCACGCAGCCGCGGACACTACCGGGACCTGGGCCCCGGCATGGTCCCGCTGA
- a CDS encoding dihydrofolate reductase family protein, producing the protein MFDLEPQRAAGKVLLHFSMSLDGFVAGPGHSMGWLAGVTGRDGVVEEYVETTGAVLGGRNGWDRDPTARPYTEDWKGRIFVLTHHPESATPADGVTFLNCDVAEAVRIGLAAADGKNLEVLSPTIGRQLLERGLVDEIGLHIAPVLLGDGIRLFDNPGGTPVRLRHAQGAQPFAEVDVRYHLVAEG; encoded by the coding sequence ATGTTCGACCTCGAACCGCAACGGGCCGCCGGCAAGGTCCTCCTCCACTTCAGCATGTCGCTCGACGGCTTCGTCGCGGGCCCCGGCCACTCCATGGGCTGGCTGGCCGGCGTCACCGGCCGCGACGGCGTGGTGGAGGAGTACGTCGAGACCACCGGCGCGGTCCTGGGCGGGCGGAACGGCTGGGACCGCGACCCGACCGCCCGGCCCTACACCGAGGACTGGAAGGGCCGGATCTTCGTCCTCACCCATCATCCGGAAAGCGCCACACCCGCCGACGGCGTCACGTTCCTCAACTGCGACGTGGCCGAGGCGGTGCGGATCGGGCTGGCGGCCGCCGACGGCAAGAACCTCGAAGTCCTCTCCCCGACCATCGGCCGCCAACTGCTCGAACGCGGCCTGGTCGACGAGATCGGCCTGCACATCGCGCCCGTCCTGCTCGGTGACGGCATCCGGCTCTTCGACAACCCCGGCGGCACGCCGGTAAGGCTGCGGCACGCCCAGGGTGCACAGCCCTTCGCCGAGGTCGACGTGCGCTACCACCTCGTCGCGGAAGGGTAG